The DNA sequence GTTTTCCATCAACTCGGCAGCGTCCTGGGGGGTGGCGCTCTTGACCGTGCGCTGCTCGGCGGCGGCGGCGGTGCTTTGGACCTGGCCGAAGGCTCCGAAGAGGACGTTGGTGAAGCTGCGGTTCATGGCCTTGCACATGATGATGGAAAGGATGAGGCCGGAAGAACCGTCGAGGGCACCGGCGGTGATCAGGAGCTTGTTGTCGAGGACAAAGCCCATGGCCACGGCGGAAAGACCGGCGTAGGAATTGAGCAGGGAAATGACCGTGGGCATGTCAGCGCCACCGATCGGGATGATGAGGAGGACGCCGAAAACCAGGGCCAATAGAATGACCACGGGGAAAAGCAGGTGGAAACGCTGGAAGTCCCACATGAGCAATCCACAGCAGGTTATGGCAGCCACCAACAGGAGGCCATTGATCAGGTTCTGATTGCGGTAAGTGATGGGGCGGGAGGGGATGACTTCCTGGAGCTTGCCCGCGGCCATCAGACTGCCGGTGAAAGTGAGGTAACCCAGGAGCACCTCGGCACAAAGGGCAAAGATGACAAAACGCGGTGTCTCGTGGCCCGTTTCACCCGCAAGGATGTAAAACTTGGCCGTGCCGACCAATCCCGCGGCCAGGCCACCGAAGGCGTGCGAGAGGGCCGTCCGCTGGGGCACGGCCGTCAGGGGAACGCGGGAAAGCGGCACCCCGATGAGGATGCCGAGAACCACCGCCAGGGTGATCCAGACATAGTTGGAAGCGATGATACTGGGATCGGCCAGGGTACCCGCGATGGCCAGACCCATGCCCAAAACCCCGGCCAATACGCCCTTGCGCGCGCTCTTGGGGTCGTTCATCCAGCGCAGGGAGAAGACGAAGAGGGCGGTGGCAATCAGGTAGGCCACCTGGATGGCGGTGGTCACGGCTTCTTGCCCTCCCGTTGCTTGAACATCTTGAGCATGCGGTCGGTGATGAGGAATCCGCTGACGATGTTGGTCACCGAGGCGGTGATGGCAACCAGGCCGAGGAGGTTGATCCAGGATTCATGGTCACGTCCGGCCACAAGGATGGCTCCGACCACGGCGATGGCGGAGATGGCATTGGTCAGGGACATCAACGGTGTGTGGAGCAGCCTGGAAACGCGGGCGATGACCTGAAGCCCGACGAACGTGGAGAGGAGGAAAACAAAGAGCAATCCCATGTAATCCGCGCCAACGGTTTCCGCCATGGGCCAAAGGTGGGTGAATACGGGTATGGACATGGTTAGGTTGTTTTCAATGCCGGGAGCCCGTAACGGGACCGGATGTCGGGATGGCAAATTTCCCCGTCGAGGGTCAGAAGACAGCCCCGGATGATTTCATCGTCCAAGCGCAACCGGATGGATTTGGATTCCTTGTCCCAACTGTGCTCGATAAATGCCTGGATGTTGCCGGCCAGAACCTGGCTGGCATGCACGGGCACCCTTCCGGGAAGAGCGGGAAGAGCGACCACTGTCACCCCACCGGCCAGGGTGGTCTGGCCAGCGGCTGCCCCCTCGACATTTCCTCCGCTCTCGACGGCACCATCGACCACGACGCTGCCGGGTTTCATCGCGGACAGGATCTCCTTGGTGATGATGACCGGGGCCTTGCGCCCGAACACCTGTGCGGTGGTGATGACGACATCCGACTCGGCACAAACTTTTTTCAAGGCCTCGCGCTGGCGGGCCAGTTGGTTTTCATCCAGGGCCTTGGCGTAGCCCCCCGAAGTTTGGCCGGTCTCGCCGAT is a window from the Candidatus Methylacidiphilales bacterium genome containing:
- a CDS encoding NAD(P)(+) transhydrogenase (Re/Si-specific) subunit beta yields the protein MTTAIQVAYLIATALFVFSLRWMNDPKSARKGVLAGVLGMGLAIAGTLADPSIIASNYVWITLAVVLGILIGVPLSRVPLTAVPQRTALSHAFGGLAAGLVGTAKFYILAGETGHETPRFVIFALCAEVLLGYLTFTGSLMAAGKLQEVIPSRPITYRNQNLINGLLLVAAITCCGLLMWDFQRFHLLFPVVILLALVFGVLLIIPIGGADMPTVISLLNSYAGLSAVAMGFVLDNKLLITAGALDGSSGLILSIIMCKAMNRSFTNVLFGAFGQVQSTAAAAEQRTVKSATPQDAAELMENASLVVIVPGYGMAVAQAQHRVREIYDHLTKKGVSVKFAIHPLAGRMPGHMNVLLAEADIPYEDLVEMDEINPDMPQCDVCLVIGANDVVNPAARSNKGSPIYGMPIIEADKARTVLAIKRSMNPGFAGIENDLYFNEKTLMVFGDAKAVTGEIAKALAGEESGH
- a CDS encoding NAD(P) transhydrogenase subunit alpha, whose translation is MSIPVFTHLWPMAETVGADYMGLLFVFLLSTFVGLQVIARVSRLLHTPLMSLTNAISAIAVVGAILVAGRDHESWINLLGLVAITASVTNIVSGFLITDRMLKMFKQREGKKP